The genomic interval TCTTCCTTAGTGTTAATTTGGCTTCATATTGGAAACCATGGAACAAATTTAGCTGATGTATGCAAGTTCTCTAGAACCTTGCTGTGACTGTTGTTTCATTAGTATGTTTTCTAAAAGAATCACCTAAAAACTAATTCTTTGAGAAAGCAGATGGTGCTCAATGGTTTGTAAAAGAAAGAACTACTGAAAAAGTGCATTTAACATTAGGAATAAGAAATTAGGTAAAGGAAAATTGTGAAACAAAGTCAGATTTTTTCCAGGAAGGAGGGTTGGGggtttaaataatcaattttagcCAAGTCtatgattaaatgattttaatcatTCAAAAACATGCTCAAAAGAAATAGACGTACTAAAACTCAAGTAGGAAATGAACTGCTGTCAACCATGTCATCTGTGTTCATTTATTCATGGAAGAAGCTTTGATCATATTCCAGCAGAGAAAAATAACCACTCCAGCTGATTGCTAATAAGCCAGTAATTTCCCACCAAAACATTGTCTCTAACTCAAGCTGTTTTTGTGTGTGATAGCATTCATTCTGGATGGCATCtatctctattttatttatatctacatatttattgttatttgcaACAAGCTGTTGCTTGATTTTGTCAGAGTTAGAATCATGTTAGGATTGGTTGTGTTTGCAATGCTTCAGGTTCAGGAAGCTGAGAACAAGCTTAATGTTCCTATAGTTGCAAAGGAACAACCGCATGATGTAAGTTATTTTCTACTCTTctcaattagttatttttagattaaatttttcCTTGGAAATACAATTCCAAGGCTTGTTTCGTTAAAGCACGGGTCAATATTAGTGCAGTGTTAAACTTTATCTCATTCTTAATTAGGAAACTAAGGGTCGTGAACCTTTACTAGTAAAAGAGATGTCCAaattttggatgataaaaaGTCAAAAGGAAGGGCCATTCTGGATGGTGAAGTTATAAAAAGAACTGGTTTAAAAAGGAGATCATGTGAAATTTCcatgaaacaaaaaatttcaaGAGTTTATGTCAGGACCGAAGCATCTGACACCACCCTTGTAAGACTCTTTACATTCATTTCCTATTAGGCATAGCTAATAGCATAAAATATTAGGAGTAACGTTTGACAGGTTTTTCATTGTATGTGGTTTCAGATTGTGAAAGATGGGTACCAGTGGAGGAAATATGGGTAAAAAGTGACCAGAGATAACCCATGTCCAAGAGCATATTTCAAATGCTCTTTTGCTCCAAGCTGCCCTGTAAAAAAGGTGCAAAGAAGTGTGGATGACCAATCTGTTCTGGTGGCTACCTATGAAGGGGAACCATCCCCAAGCTTCTTCACAAATGGGGGCAACATCAGGTTCTGGGAGTAGTGTGACCCTTGCTTCAGTGCCTTGTGCAGCTGCCACTCCAACACTTGTTATCCTTGACTTGACAAAATCTAAGGGCAGCAACGAATCCAAGGGCACGAAAACTAAAGTAGATACACCTAAAGTGCAGCAGGTTTTGGTGGAACAGATGGCAACTTCTTTGACCACGGATCCTAATTTCAGAGCAGCACTTGTTGCTGCCATCTCAGGAAGATTGTTGCACATAGAATTGAATGGAAATTTTGGTTGGTGTGGCTAATTCGTGTCAATGTTTAAGTATATTCCATAAAATGGAGATCATTCTTTAGAGCATTGGATCTCTCTGTAAATACAACATGGAAGGCTGGTACATCTCTGATCCTtcaagaagaaattaatttccGCTAAGGATAGCATGTTGAGCTGATTTAAACCACAGAAAATCAAGCTCTGCACCATCCATCTGCCTCATCACGATGGTAAGCATTTTAGAAGGCCTTTTTTCTCTGAGATATTTCACAGTGCATCTCTACGGATTTTGAATTTCTCTAGATGTTTAACTGTACAGACTCAAGATCCTAGAACCacttttagaattttattttgagaaattgTCTTATATGTCGATCAAGTATTGTGAGTGATAGTTTCTAACTATAAATAAATCTATCTCACAACCCGAGACCAACACCTAAGGATTTCATATTCCAAAGACCACAATCCTTAAACCCCATTCTTCATccaatccaaaaataaaaacttctcTAATCATCGATGGTGTACAGATATAAGTAAAAATGCAACCCGCaagctaaaataataataataagaattctgatacaagtaaaagataaatatgatTTTCCACAATGCCCACAACTCTATGGAGATGTAATATATTTCGAAACGAAATTACAGCTACTCACAGCAAGTTCAAAAGCTTCCATAAGATCGAATGATAAGAACCATACTTTAAAAACGATGACGTCTCGAattaatgaagaaagaaataaataaacatatactAAGGACCTTTATTCATGATACAGAAAACTGTGCCTAAACAATAGCAGAGAAGTCTCACCCAGCAGAAGCAGCAGCGGATGGAACCACATTCAGAAGATAATATCCTCATCTTTGTCACCCACAGCCAACAGATTAGAGGAATTGTAAGAAACCGCTTTGTGCAGAGGTAAATTAGACTCAACCTTCTTCAACAGCATCTGCTTCTCAATCTCCCTCTTCTTATACCCCTGAATCTTCTTCAGCCTGAAGAAATCTTCCCTCTCGAGCTCATCCAACTCCCCCTTGATGTAACTAATCGTATTCTCCAACCGCGGCTTCACCACATTCTCCAGAGCGTTAACCCTACGGTTCGTGGTCTTGATAGCCTCATCGAGAGTGAGGAACGAGGTCTGAAGCGAGGCGAGCTCGACGAGAACCTCGATGGCCTTGATGTATGCGGCGCGGCACTGCTGCACCTGCTGGCCGCCCCGCGCCAGTCCGGTGAGGTCGTTCTTGTTGGCGTCAGCGTCGGAGGTGTACTCGAACTTGGGGAGCTTGACACCGGCGACGTTTTCCTGGCGCGAGCGGACGCGGAGGGAGGCTTCCCGGACATTCTCGAGGACCACGTGTTTGATGTTGTCGCCGGCGACGTACTTGGCCTCGGTAAGCGCGAACGACGAGGTTTTCATGATGTCGCCCATGGACTCCTTCGCGGTCACGATCTTCTTCAGGATCTGACGGAACTGCACCGTGAGAGCATCGCTCTTCTTCTTCAGGAGCGCGTGGCCGCGCGTGGCTCCTACCAGACGCGCCTTCACCACTCCCAGCATCGTGACGGTGGGGACCACGTTCAGACGCTGCGTTTGCCCCGACATCTTGGTTTTCAACGAACACAAGATCTGATCGACGAACGCGCACGACAATTCGCGTGATCGGAGAAATCGAATTGGGAAAATACGAATCGAAGGTGTAACCGGTGACTTACCTGTCAGACAGGGAAGGAAGTTGCCGATGAAGATCCACAGCAGAGACAATGATCAAGAGAGAGAGTGCTTAGTGTGTATCTTTGCGCGCGTTTCGATCCAATTGGTTTTTTTGGGCTCCAATAATGGGCTTTCAATCATTCGTTTTTTTATTCCAATAACGGGCTTCAAATGTTTCAATTATTGGGCTTTCTTTGTAGCTCACAAATTTAAAACGAGGCCCATTCATTTGTATAATTTCTGGATCTAAAGAAAACTATGCAACCTTGATTTAAAACTTTAGAATAAACACTACaagtacaaaaaattaaaaaactataggaaaaatgtttaaatcagcatttttaatttattgcaccataaaaaaatacaattataaataaaagcatgaaaaataaaagtataaaaattatacaatattatggttacttaatttttaacaggtcttaaaaatataaatataataataatattttttaaaaagtatatataaatggaGCATTACCCCATTTTTCACATGAGCAATTGCAGAATTCTAATTAAGATTCATTAGTTGAATAGAATAAGTGTGAGAAACATGCTGAtttcttcaacattttttaacgtGAGCAGAGTAAAAAATGTTTGTCGGAGGACT from Vigna radiata var. radiata cultivar VC1973A chromosome 9, Vradiata_ver6, whole genome shotgun sequence carries:
- the LOC106773530 gene encoding V-type proton ATPase subunit D; the protein is MSGQTQRLNVVPTVTMLGVVKARLVGATRGHALLKKKSDALTVQFRQILKKIVTAKESMGDIMKTSSFALTEAKYVAGDNIKHVVLENVREASLRVRSRQENVAGVKLPKFEYTSDADANKNDLTGLARGGQQVQQCRAAYIKAIEVLVELASLQTSFLTLDEAIKTTNRRVNALENVVKPRLENTISYIKGELDELEREDFFRLKKIQGYKKREIEKQMLLKKVESNLPLHKAVSYNSSNLLAVGDKDEDIIF